A DNA window from Ornithodoros turicata isolate Travis chromosome 10, ASM3712646v1, whole genome shotgun sequence contains the following coding sequences:
- the LOC135369908 gene encoding uncharacterized protein LOC135369908 has protein sequence MWNETSDGNGTLLGEAWWRNRVQVASPDWPELRSHVQWLWPVHAYGLACLFLGLAVTTFLTGLGLRAQLSARPHLSSLNVFLLLLGLTRCLCLFLDPYGSKQLIPTVMLAMLWDLGFPCLLSAFSLLQLAFLETTQAAVSPKRLADETCISLVVVLHFCLTIASDILWALQNTLRVVWLFSQLAFTAWGLFLCTMCVFSCMRLQRSIAELPMLFLPRTESTAWYDNKGILPLSTLQRSSSTKICCPAPGRGRTSGNGDVGPQDTLAPRIRITDENDQTQSYESSLPSIANTTSPTDPSQLNREISTTAVGVRSQGSMPLSPSQLREDSSQRKPLMAPNKVSSEYALASIAAGEAQGTTVARRATLPRASIVTHQWRREGLLASILTNGSRRQQQHPAALSDSLKPSRRSRVEKLLRQTMLAAIFGIALSILQGYGVAGPHGIFATTPRAEVLPWFAYQTVHRCLEFAMGCLMACISRKSLYGNSCYSHGAGGKHYPTLFS, from the exons ATGTGGAACGAGACAAGCGACGGCAACGGGACGCTCCTGGGAGAGGCCTGGTGGAGGAACCGCGTGCAG gttgCTTCTCCAGACTGGCCCGAGCTTCGTTCTCACGTGCAGTGGTTGTGGCCCGTGCATGCGTATGGACTGGCCTGCCTCTTTCTAGGCCTGGCCGTTACTACGTTCCTCACTGGCCTCGGCCTGCGCGCCCAGCTGTCCGCTCGTCCCCACCTGTCCTCCCTCAACGTCTTCCTCCTCCTACTGGGCCTCACACGATGCCTGTGCCTCTTCCTAGACCCCTACGGCTCAAAGCAG CTCATCCCTACCGTCATGCTGGCCATGTTGTGGGACCTGGGCTTCCCGTGTCTTCTGTCTGCATTTTCACTTCTGCAGTTGGCCTTTCTGGAAACCACGCAAGCCGCGGTGTCCCCGAAGCGGTTGGCGGACGAGACATGCATATCGCTGGTTGTCGTGCTACATTTCTGTCTCACCATCGCCTCCGATATCCTCTGGGCGCTACAGAACACGCTGCGC GTGGTGTGGCTGTTCAGTCAGCTGGCGTTCACAGCCTGGGGTCTATTCCTGTGCACCATGTGCGTGTTTTCCTGCATGCGCCTCCAGCGCTCCATCGCCGAACTGCCCATGTTGTTCCTGCCCAGAACGGAATCGACAGCCTGGTACGACAACAAAGGGATCTTGCCTCTCAGCACGCTTCAAAG GTCAAgcagtacaaagatctgctgccctgcgcCAGGAAGGGGCCGAACGTCCGGCAATGGCGACGTAGGTCCACAAGACACCCTAGCACCACGTATTAGGATTACAGACGAAAACGACCAAACACAGAGCTACGAGAGCTCCCTTCCCAGCATCGCAAACACAA CTTCGCCCACGGATCCGAGCCAGCTGAACAGGGAGATCTCCACTACGGCAGTGGGAGTCCGGTCCCAGGGATCTATGCCACTCTCACCGTCGCAGCTCAGGGAAGACTCTTCTCAACGAAAGCCACTGATG GCTCCGAACAAGGTGAGCTCAGAGTACGCCCTCGCGTCCATAGCTGCCGGGGAGGCGCAAGGAACAACCGTCGCGAGGAGAGCCACACTGCCGCGGGCGTCTATCGTCACCCACCAGTGGAGACGTGAAGGCCTTCTTGCTTCCATCCT GACGAATGGCAGCCGTCGGCAACAGCAGCATCCGGCCGCTCTCTCAGATTCCTTGAAGCCTTCCCGACGTAGTCGTGTGGAGAAGCTGCTGCGGCAGACAATGTTGGCCGCGATCTTCGGAATCGCTCTCAGCATTCTGCAGGGCTACGGCGTCGCAGGACCACACGGCATCTTCGCCACCACGCCCAGAGCTGAGGTTCTGCCCTGGTTCGCCTACCAGACGGTGCACAG ATGTCTCGAGTTTGCAATGGGGTGTCTGATGGCCTGCATCAGCAGAAAGTCCTTGTACGGAAACAGCTGCTACTCACACGGAGCTGGCGGGAAGCACTATCCAACCCTATTTTCCTGA
- the LOC135369909 gene encoding 6-phosphogluconate dehydrogenase, decarboxylating-like, which yields MGAGLCRRSVKWQPGMQADIGLIGLAVMGQNLILNMNDHGFVVCAFNRTVEKVDDFLRKEAKGTKVVGAHTLDEFVAKLKTPRRIVLLVKAGEPVDAFINKLTPLLSQGDIIIDGGNSEYHDSQRRCDALSAKGILFVGSGVSGGEEGARHGPSLMPGGNKEAWPHIKEIFQSISAKADGEPCCDWVGDGGSGHFVKMVHNGIEYGDMQLICEAYHLMKDVTGLTHDEMSEVLAEWNKGVLDSFLIEITSNILKYKDSDGQHLLPKIRDSAGQKGTGKWTAISALQHGIPVTLIGESVFARCLSSLKDERVQASKVLKGPTAKFDGDKKEFVEHIRKALYASKIVSYAQGFMLLRSAAKEYKWNLNYGSIALMWRGGCIIRSAFLGNIKAAFTKNPELSCLLLDDFFVKAVQDCQDSWRNVVATAARLGIPTPAFSTALAFYDGFRLDMLPANLIQAQRDYFGAHTYELLSAPGKFVHTNWTGTGGDISSSTYNA from the exons GTCTGCGCCTTCAACCGAACCGTCGAAAAGGTCGACGACTTCCTGAGGAAAGAAGCGAAAGGCACCAAGGTGGTTGGGGCACACACGCTCGACGAGTTTGTCGCAAAGCTGAAGACGCCACGACGGATCGTACTCCTTGTCAAAG CCGGAGAACCCGTGGACGCTTTCATCAACAAGCTGACCCCTCTGCTCAGCCAGGGCGACATCATAATCGACGGCGGAAACTCCGAGTACCATGACAGTCAGCGGCGGTGCGACGCTTTGAGCGCCAAGGGGATCCTCTTTGTCGGCTCTGGCGTCAGCGGTGGAGAGGAAGGAGCTCGGCACGGTCCCTCACTTATGCCGGGAGGAAACAAGGAAGCCTG GCCACACATCAAGGAGATCTTTCAGAGCATTTCAGCAAAGGCTGACGGGGAACCATGCTGCGATTGG GTTGGAGATGGAGGTTCCGGGCACTTCGTGAAAATGGTCCACAACGGTATAGAGTACGGCGACATGCAGTTGATCTGCGAGGCCTACCACCTGATGAAGGATGTCACCGGACTGACCCACGACGAAATGAGCGAG GTCCTCGCGGAATGGAATAAAGGCGTCCTCGATTCGTTCCTCATCGAGATCACGAGTAATATCTTGAAGTACAAGGACAGCGATGGTCAACACCTCCTTCCTAAGATTAGGGACTCTGCTGGTCAG AAAGGCACAGGAAAGTGGACCGCGATTTCTGCGCTCCAGCATGGCATTCCTGTCACGTTGATTG GTGAATCCGTGTTTGCACGCTGCCTATCATCCCTCAAGGACGAACGTGTTCAAGCTAGCAAAGTCCTGAAGGGTCCGACTGCAAAGTTTGACGGTGACAAGAAAGAGTTTGTGGAGCACATCAGAAAG GCACTATACGCCTCCAAAATAGTGTCGTATGCGCAAGGCTTCATGCTGCTCCGCAGCGCAGCGAAAGAGTACAAGTGGAATCTCAACTACGGCTCTATTGCTCTTATGTGGAGAGGTGGTTGCATCATTCGAAG TGCATTTTTGGGCAACATCAAGGCAGCCTTTACGAAGAACCCAGAGTTGAGCTGCCTTCTTCTGGACGACTTCTTCGTGAAAGCGGTGCAGGATTGCCAGGACTCGTGGCGAAACGTGGTGGCCACAGCCGCTCGGCTGGGCATCCCGACCCCGGCGTTCAGCACTGCACTGGCATTTTACGACGGCTTCAGGTTGGACATGCTGCCAGCAAATCTCATTCAG GCACAACGGGACTACTTTGGCGCCCACACGTACGAACTACTCTCGGCCCCAGGAAAGTTTGTGCACACCAACTGGACAGGTACTGGAGGGGACATATCGTCCAGCACTTACAACGCGTAA